AACATAATAGTTTTCAATCACAGGATCAGGGGTTTTTATTGCAAAATAAAAGGTAATAAAAGACGCAATGATCACCACCAAAGGCCCGCCTATGACCATCCACACATACCCAAACTTCCACCACGGCTTTGTATCTTCAACTATCATTTCGTTTCCTTGTTAACGGCAATACAATTATCTAGGCACCAGGAATATCGACTTCTCAATCAATGTTTCTTGACTATCTACTTCTTCGATTTCAAATTCAATTTTATGTTTACCGCTTTCTAGCGAGCCATCGGGTAATGTCACATCTACCACTATCCAACGCGCTTCAGCCGGCTCTACTGTAATCAGTGGGTTTCTATCGCTGCCTTTAAATCCAACTTTTGCGTTTTGTAAGCCATTCACATTGAGACGATACTGGTGTCTATTCTCGGTGGCATTCATGATTTGTAAGCGATACACATTTTCTAACATACCGCCTTCTACCAGCCTTGCGAGTACCGAGCGATCACGAACAACGTTGACTTTAAACGGTGTTCTGAACCATAAACTTGTTAATAAAGCCGCGATTAATAGAAATAATATCGCTGAATAAATCAGCACCCGTGGTCGCAAAATACGTTTCAGCATTTCACTGCGTGTCCAGTGATTATCCATCGCATTTTGTGTGGTATATTTGATTAAGCCTCTAGGTTGTTCTATTTTATCCATCACATCGTCACAAACATCGGCACACAAGCCACAGCCAATACATTCGTACTGCAAGCCTTCACGAATATCTATCCCGGTAGGACAGACTTGCACACATAAACTGCAGTCAATACAAGCGCCTAATGATTCCGTTTTAGTCGTATTTTTACGTGAGCCTGCCCCTCTTGGTTCACCGCGCGCTTCATCATAGGTCACAATCAGCGTGTCATCATCAAACATCGCGCTTTGAAAACGGGCATAAGGACACATATACTTGCAAACCTGCTCACGCATAAAACCGGCATTTCCATAGGTTGCAAAGGCATAGAAAATCACCCAGAACGTTGCCCATGAACCAAGATTAAGCTGCATCATTTCTGATGCAAGTTCACGAATTGGCGTAAAGTATCCAACAAATGTAAAGCCTGTCCAAGCGGCAAACGCAATCCAAACAAAGTGTTTAGCAGACTTTCTCGATAACTTTTCTAGCGATATTTTCGCCGCATCTAATCGCATTCTTTTGGCACGGTCACCTTCAATTTTTCTTTCTATCCAAAGAAAAATCTCCGTATAAACGGTCTGCGGACAGGTATAGCCACACCACAAACGGCCCGCAATTGCCGTAAATAAAAACAGGGACAGTGCTGAAATAATTAAAATGGCTGTTAGATAAATTAAATCTTGTGGATATAAAACCAGATTAGCAATATAAAAGCGTCTGCCTGGCAAATCAAACAATAGTGCTTGTCTTTGACCCCATTCTAACCAAGGCACACCATAAAAAAACAGTTGCGTGAGCCAAATCATTGCCCATCGCCACTTAGCAAAATAACCAAAAATACTGCGCGGATATATCTTATCTTCTGCTTTATATAAAGAAATAACCACCTCTTGCGGCGAGGTGGCTTTTTCTTCAATAACGGCGTTATTAGTTTCAGTCATATGCTTTTTTTACAAACTCACGATTAATATTAATGTTTTGTTCCATTTGATAATCCCCAAATATAAGCCGTTAATACTTTTATTTGTTCTGGGGTGAGTTTATCTTCTTGCGCAGGCATTTGATTAACAATACCGTTTTTAATACGACTAATAATCGCCGCCTCACCAGCACCATGCAACCAAATATTATCAGTTAAATTTGGTGCGCCTAATGCTTGATTGCCTTTTCCATCAGGACCATGACAAGCTGCACATGTTGCAAATTTAGCTTCACCTAAACCCGCTCTCGCGGCATCGTGCATACTGCCAGAAAGACTGAGTACGTAGTTAGCCAGATTTTTTATATCTTCATCACTGCCTACCATGGCACCCATTGGCGGCATCATACCGTTACGGCCGTTGATTAGGGTTTCTTCAATTTTTTCTGGGCTACCGCCATGAAGCCAATCATGGTCAGTAAGATTAGGAAATCCTCTGCCGCCGCGCGCATCAGAAGCATGACATTGTGCACAATTATTCATATACAAGCGCTCTCCAATTGCTTTTGCCGCTGGCATAGCGGATAACGCTTCTACTGACACGCCGTCAAATTTAGCATAAAGTGGCTTCAATGCTTCATTTGCTTCAGCAACTTCTGCATGATATTGATTCTCTTGCGTCCAGTTTTTTGAGCCATCATAGGTGGCTAAACCGGGATAAAGTGCCAAATAAATAAAACCAAAAATGATGGTAATAATAAATAACCACACCCACCATCTTGGTAGTGGATTATTCATTTCGGTTATATCTTCATCCCATACATGACCACTGGTATTGTCACCGTTCTTACTCACGATTTTCATTTTGCTTGTGAACCATAATAAGAATGCACAACCAATAATGCCAACAACCGTAATAATGGCGATAAAGTAAGGCCAAAAATTATTGAAAAAATCACTCATTTTACGTTCCTTTATTTTTCATCAAAAGGCAGTCTGGCTGCCTCTTCAAAATCTGCAGTATGGCGATGGCGCCATACCCAAACAATAATGCCAACAAATACAATAAAACTAATCAATGTGACTAATATACGTAATAAGTTGATATCCATCAGGTGCTCCATTCTTTATTTATTTAAGATGAATGCCCAACACTTGCATATAAGCAATAATGGCATCTAGCTCTGTTTTGCCTTCCACTTCTGCCGCCGCACCTGCAATCTGTTCGTCGGTATATGGCACACCCACTTTACGCAATGCCGCCATATTTTTTCCAATATCGGCATTCACTGGTGCGTTTTCTAACCATGGATACGCTGGCATAATCGATTCTGGCACCACATCACGCGGATTGATTAGATGAATACGTTGCCATTCATCACTGTACTTCCCACCCACACGATGCAAATCAGGACCAGTACGCTTACTGCCCCACTGGAACGGGTGATCGTAAACAAACTCACCTGCAACAGAGTAATGGCCATAGCGCAATGTTTCTGCCCTTAGTGGTCGTATCATCTGTGAATGACAGTTATAGCACCCTTCGCGCTGATAAATATCACGCCCAACTAATTGTAACGGTGTGTATGGCTCCAAGCCTTTGATAGGTTCAGTTGTCGACTTTTGAAAGAACAAAGGCACGATTTCTACCAGCCCACCAATCGACACCACGACCAATATCAATACAATCATCAAAAAGTTATTGGTTTCAATCTTCTCGTGACTGAAGCCTGTTTTTTTATCATTTAAATCTGACATAACATTTTCCTTAAACGTGAGCTGCAACAGGTGGAATAGTTGCCGTTGCTGGCTGACCACTCGTCGCTGTTTTCAATACATTCCAAAGCATAACGACCATACCACCAAGGTAAAGTAGACCACCCAGTAAACGAATAAAGTAGTATGGGAACTTGGCTTTTACGCTTTCAACAAAGGTATAAGCCAATGTGCCATCAGCATTCACTGCACGCCACATCAAGCCTTCCATCACACCTGAAATCCACAAGGCTGCAATGTAAAGTACGATACCTATTGTTGCCATCCAGAAATGTAATTCGATGGCTTTAATGCTATGCATTTTTTCTTTGCCAAATAATTTTGGTACTAAGTGATAAAGCGCACCCATCGAAACTAAACCAACCCAACCTAAAGCACCTGAATGCACATGACCAATTGTCCAATCAGTATAGTGAGAAAGTGAGTTAACCGTTTTAATCGCCATCATTGGGCCTTCAAACGTACTCATGCCGTAGAAAGATAATGAAACAATCATGAAACGTAAGATAGGATCCGTACGTAATTTATGCCATGCACCCGACATGGTCATCATGCCATTAATCATACCGCCCCAACTTGGTGCTAATAAAATCAATGAAAACACCATGCCCAATGACTGTGTCCAATCTGGCAACGCTGTGTAATGTAGATGATGCGGACCTGCCCACATATAGGTAAAAATCAATGCCCAGAAGTGAACAATGGACAAGCTATATGAATACACTGGGCGCTCTGCTTGCTTAGGTACAAAGTAATACATAATGCCCAAGAACCCTGCGGTTAAGAAGAAACCAACGGCATTATGGCCATACCACCACTGCACCATGGCATCTTGCACACCAGCGTAAGCAGAATAAGATTTCATAAAGCTCACTGGGATAGCTGCACTATTGACGATATGCAGCAAAGCAACTGCAATAATAAAAGCACCAAAAAACCAGTTTGCAACGTAAATATGTCTTACTTTACGCTTGGCAATCGTGCCAAAAAACACAACTGCAAAAGAAACCCAAACCACGGCAATTAATAAATCAATTGGCCATTCTAGTTCTGCATATTCTTTACTTTGCGTAAAGCCTAATGGCAGTGAAATGGCAGCGGCAACAATGACAACTTGCCAACCCCAAAAGGTAAAAGCGGCCAGTTTTGGCATAAATAAACTGACTTGACTGGTACGTTGCACCACATAATAAGCAGTCGCAAACAGCGTACAACCGCCAAAAGCAAAAATCACAGCATTGGTGTGTAACGGACGTAACCGACCAAAACTGGTCCATGGCAAGCCCAAATTCAGTTCAGGCCAAACAAGCTGGGCAGCAATAATCACCCCAACCAGCATGCCAACAACCCCCCAAACAACCGCCATAATAGAAAACTGCCTTACCGCTGTATCGTGATAAGTCAACGATTCACTTCCTAAACTTTGCATTTTTTTACCCTCATTTTTAACGACATTGAGGGATTATGCTGAAAATCCCCCATCCCAATTTGATACAAATCAATCTTCGTGCAATATACGCTCACCCTCTTCTTCAATATCTTCAAATTGACCTGAATAGATTGCCCACCAAAGACCACCCAAAATGATTAAAACCAAAATGACTGACAAAGGAACGAGTAAAAAGAGAATGTCCATGAAAACTACTAGCCCTGAATTGTATCAATATTTGCCAGGCGCGCCGCGTTCAAAATCACCAATAGTGAACTCAGCGCCATGCCTAATCCTGCCAACCATGCTGGCAACAGACCAGCAACCGCAAGCGGCACGCAGGTTGCATTGTAGATAGCCGCCCATGTTAAGTTCTGTTTAACGATACGCATGGTTCGCTTCGCTTGCCCGATTAAATAGGGCACCATTGCAAGATCGCCATTCATCACAACAAAATCAGATTGCGCTTGCGCCAATGGCACAGCTTGCCCCATCGCGATTGAAACATGTGCGCTCGCCAATACTGGTCCATCATTTAAACCATCACCGACCATTAATACTTTTCTGCCTTGTTGTTGCAAGGCTTGAATATGCGCCAATTTATCTTGCGGACTACAATCACCAAACACAGCCTGAATACCAACAGCTTCTGCAACACGTTGCACCGAAGCCAATTTATCACCAGATAATACAGCAACATGCAAACCGTGTTCTGTGACATGACGCACACAAGATGCCGCGCTTGGTTTAATTGATTCAACTATTGCGAAACTGGCTAACCAGCCCTTATCGGACACTAAATGCACCATAGATCCTTCGCTGTTTGCCATCTCATCGGCAGTCAAATCACAAAATCTTGTATTGCCTAATTTTAGATTTCCCCACGCTGACTTTGCTGTTAAACCTGCTCCCGACACTTCTTGTACGGCGCTGACTAACTTAGTATTATTGAGCGCTACCGATTTTGCCGCCTCTACCAAGGCACGTGAAACTGGATGTAATGAATGTCGTGCCATGTCGGCGGCGATTTGCAAGGCTTCCGTCTCACTCAAAATACCACTAACTGAAATGTTGCCCACTATCATTTTATCCAATGTTAGCGTGCCCGTTTTATCAAACACAATGGTATCTATATTGGTTAATGCCTCCAGCGCTTGCATTTTACGTACTAAGATACCCGTGCGCGCCAACTTGCCAGACACAGTCAACATTGCTGCGGGCGTGGCCAAAGAGAGTGCACAAGGACAGGTCACAATCAGTACCGCTACTGCCGTCATTAACGCACGACTTTGATCGACTTGCCATAAATAAAGCGCAGTACCAGCCGCCGCCAACAATACCAACAGCAAAAATGGTTGCGCAATACGATCGGCCAATATAGCTAATCTCGGCTTATCGACTGACGCACGCTCCATTAATGCGACTATTTGGGCATAGCGCGTATTGTCTCCAATTTGTGTAATACGCACTTGCACCGCTGCACTTAAATTATGACTGCCTGCAATCACTTCAACGCCCAAGGCTTTTGAGACAGGACGAGATTCTCCTGTCAGTAATGATTCATCTGCTTTGGTATCTCCCAATGTAATGATGCCATCTGCTGGAAATGCCTCACCGGGCAGCACACGCACCACATCGCCTACCATCAAGCGCCTTACCGCAATACGTTCAAATTGGCCATCAGCATTGAGACGCTCGATGATGCTGGGTAAGCGCCGCATCAATACATCCAGTGCCCCTGCAGTTTTATTACGCATGCGTAACTCTATCCAGCGCCCAGTAAGCAGAAAAAACACCAACATGGTTAACGAATCAAAATAGACTTCTGATCCCCACCATCCATTTGGTTCAAACGTTGCCGCAGAGCTGACCAAAAAAGCAATCAAAATCCCAAGAGACACGGGAAAATCCATACTAATTTGACGCTGTTTAATATCGGTTAGTGCGCTTTTAAAAAATGGGCCGCTTGAGAAAAGCATCACAGGCAAGGTTAACACCCACGAAGCCCAGCGCATCAAATTAAGCGTGTCTTGTGTCATCTCGCCGGGGCTCGCATAATAGGCTGGCATGGTATACATCATGACTTGCAACATACAGAAACCAGCAACCAGCAAACGCCAAAGCATCAAGCGCTGACTCTTACGCCTATCATTACGCACCAGTGCATCGGCTGCTGGTAAAGCACGATAACCTGCCTGATTAATCGCCCCCATCCATATTGAGGGGGTTGTATGTTCTGAAGACCACACTAAACGTGCGCGGCCACTGGTTGCATTGACCTCTGCACTCACAATGCCTGGCAAAGCTTTGACTGTCTTTTCTATATTCAGCGCACATGAAGCACAATGCATGCCCTCCACTGCCAAATGGGATTCCCACGTGTGCTCAACATTTGGTAACTTGGTGCTAAAGCTTGACCATTCATCGGGCTCATCCAGCGCAAGCAAAATGCTATCAGTGTCAGTTATTTCATCACTGTTCGCAGGTAATTTACTGAATGTAACTGATGGGTTATCCATGATTATATTGAGTCTTGTTAAGCGTCTATAGTTCGCAGATTTAACATAATAAAATATAGCGGCGCTTCTGATGTTGATTCATATCAAGTACACGCATTAATTGATCTCTACTGGCGTGAGCGTCTGACATGCGCCGGTGTTTGATGCCACACGACAAATCTGTGTAAAGGCTAGCACATTTAGTGCACTATGCCCCACTAAACCACCATCAATATCTGGCAAGGTCAAGATACTGCAAGCATTGTCAGGCGTCAAACTACCACCATAAATAATCCTTACTTTTTTT
This region of Methylophilaceae bacterium genomic DNA includes:
- a CDS encoding FixH family protein → MIVEDTKPWWKFGYVWMVIGGPLVVIIASFITFYFAIKTPDPVIENYYVKGMEINKTLAAEALATEELAPAMKARNHAATGIKKPID
- the ccoG gene encoding cytochrome c oxidase accessory protein CcoG — protein: MTETNNAVIEEKATSPQEVVISLYKAEDKIYPRSIFGYFAKWRWAMIWLTQLFFYGVPWLEWGQRQALLFDLPGRRFYIANLVLYPQDLIYLTAILIISALSLFLFTAIAGRLWCGYTCPQTVYTEIFLWIERKIEGDRAKRMRLDAAKISLEKLSRKSAKHFVWIAFAAWTGFTFVGYFTPIRELASEMMQLNLGSWATFWVIFYAFATYGNAGFMREQVCKYMCPYARFQSAMFDDDTLIVTYDEARGEPRGAGSRKNTTKTESLGACIDCSLCVQVCPTGIDIREGLQYECIGCGLCADVCDDVMDKIEQPRGLIKYTTQNAMDNHWTRSEMLKRILRPRVLIYSAILFLLIAALLTSLWFRTPFKVNVVRDRSVLARLVEGGMLENVYRLQIMNATENRHQYRLNVNGLQNAKVGFKGSDRNPLITVEPAEARWIVVDVTLPDGSLESGKHKIEFEIEEVDSQETLIEKSIFLVPR
- the ccoP gene encoding cytochrome-c oxidase, cbb3-type subunit III yields the protein MSDFFNNFWPYFIAIITVVGIIGCAFLLWFTSKMKIVSKNGDNTSGHVWDEDITEMNNPLPRWWVWLFIITIIFGFIYLALYPGLATYDGSKNWTQENQYHAEVAEANEALKPLYAKFDGVSVEALSAMPAAKAIGERLYMNNCAQCHASDARGGRGFPNLTDHDWLHGGSPEKIEETLINGRNGMMPPMGAMVGSDEDIKNLANYVLSLSGSMHDAARAGLGEAKFATCAACHGPDGKGNQALGAPNLTDNIWLHGAGEAAIISRIKNGIVNQMPAQEDKLTPEQIKVLTAYIWGLSNGTKH
- a CDS encoding cbb3-type cytochrome c oxidase subunit 3; the protein is MDINLLRILVTLISFIVFVGIIVWVWRHRHTADFEEAARLPFDEK
- the ccoO gene encoding cytochrome-c oxidase, cbb3-type subunit II — encoded protein: MSDLNDKKTGFSHEKIETNNFLMIVLILVVVSIGGLVEIVPLFFQKSTTEPIKGLEPYTPLQLVGRDIYQREGCYNCHSQMIRPLRAETLRYGHYSVAGEFVYDHPFQWGSKRTGPDLHRVGGKYSDEWQRIHLINPRDVVPESIMPAYPWLENAPVNADIGKNMAALRKVGVPYTDEQIAGAAAEVEGKTELDAIIAYMQVLGIHLK
- the ccoN gene encoding cytochrome-c oxidase, cbb3-type subunit I, coding for MQSLGSESLTYHDTAVRQFSIMAVVWGVVGMLVGVIIAAQLVWPELNLGLPWTSFGRLRPLHTNAVIFAFGGCTLFATAYYVVQRTSQVSLFMPKLAAFTFWGWQVVIVAAAISLPLGFTQSKEYAELEWPIDLLIAVVWVSFAVVFFGTIAKRKVRHIYVANWFFGAFIIAVALLHIVNSAAIPVSFMKSYSAYAGVQDAMVQWWYGHNAVGFFLTAGFLGIMYYFVPKQAERPVYSYSLSIVHFWALIFTYMWAGPHHLHYTALPDWTQSLGMVFSLILLAPSWGGMINGMMTMSGAWHKLRTDPILRFMIVSLSFYGMSTFEGPMMAIKTVNSLSHYTDWTIGHVHSGALGWVGLVSMGALYHLVPKLFGKEKMHSIKAIELHFWMATIGIVLYIAALWISGVMEGLMWRAVNADGTLAYTFVESVKAKFPYYFIRLLGGLLYLGGMVVMLWNVLKTATSGQPATATIPPVAAHV
- the ccoS gene encoding cbb3-type cytochrome oxidase assembly protein CcoS; translation: MDILFLLVPLSVILVLIILGGLWWAIYSGQFEDIEEEGERILHED
- the cadA gene encoding cadmium-translocating P-type ATPase — protein: MDNPSVTFSKLPANSDEITDTDSILLALDEPDEWSSFSTKLPNVEHTWESHLAVEGMHCASCALNIEKTVKALPGIVSAEVNATSGRARLVWSSEHTTPSIWMGAINQAGYRALPAADALVRNDRRKSQRLMLWRLLVAGFCMLQVMMYTMPAYYASPGEMTQDTLNLMRWASWVLTLPVMLFSSGPFFKSALTDIKQRQISMDFPVSLGILIAFLVSSAATFEPNGWWGSEVYFDSLTMLVFFLLTGRWIELRMRNKTAGALDVLMRRLPSIIERLNADGQFERIAVRRLMVGDVVRVLPGEAFPADGIITLGDTKADESLLTGESRPVSKALGVEVIAGSHNLSAAVQVRITQIGDNTRYAQIVALMERASVDKPRLAILADRIAQPFLLLVLLAAAGTALYLWQVDQSRALMTAVAVLIVTCPCALSLATPAAMLTVSGKLARTGILVRKMQALEALTNIDTIVFDKTGTLTLDKMIVGNISVSGILSETEALQIAADMARHSLHPVSRALVEAAKSVALNNTKLVSAVQEVSGAGLTAKSAWGNLKLGNTRFCDLTADEMANSEGSMVHLVSDKGWLASFAIVESIKPSAASCVRHVTEHGLHVAVLSGDKLASVQRVAEAVGIQAVFGDCSPQDKLAHIQALQQQGRKVLMVGDGLNDGPVLASAHVSIAMGQAVPLAQAQSDFVVMNGDLAMVPYLIGQAKRTMRIVKQNLTWAAIYNATCVPLAVAGLLPAWLAGLGMALSSLLVILNAARLANIDTIQG